One region of Rhizoctonia solani chromosome 9, complete sequence genomic DNA includes:
- a CDS encoding ubiquitin-like Rad60 SUMO-like protein yields the protein MSDGQPEGNTQAHSDSNPISIKASRNVDGRGSGAYASKVGKDVNTFRFLYDGNRINDEDTPSSLDMEDDDTIDVMVEQVGGSV from the exons ATGTCGGACGGACAACCCGAAGGAAACACCCAGGCGCATTCTGACAGTAACCCCATCTCTATCAAGGCAA GTCGTAACGTCGACGGGAGAGGAAGT GGAGCGTATGCGAGCAAAGTGGGAAAGGATGTGAACACATTCCG GTTCCTGTACGATGGCAACCGAATCAATGACGAGGACACACCGTCCAGTTTGGATATGGAGGATGACGATACGATCGATGTCATGGTTGAAC AGGTCGGAGGATCGGTATAA
- a CDS encoding mitochondrial import receptor subunit tom-70, translating into MAPTPTPSEDSIVERVQTFVGENRRVVIGAAAAVTALGIGYLVYSRSSGDKGDKKKPSKDKKKKGRRVDQTDGPIIEERNPTLGMGLDEAEIKALPTEDRLKRAAELKSRGNSAYTQRDFELAVNLYSQAIAMSPKPEAVFYSNRAACYTNFKPPQHQKVIEDCTQALKLDPKYAKALNRRATALEAIDNLKDALRDFTALAIIERFKNDAASAAVERVLAKLSTKQAEEIMRAREPRLPSVTFIGAYFAAFRPRPNVILPDYATKGDHMLLEAQEALSESQFTKAHELVNAAIDAGLSENWNEGLGEALNLRGTFKFLMGDTVGAKADFVASTQAHPDLVQSWVKIASVYMELSEAEAAFAAFESAIEKDPNCADIYYHRGQDIYRLVFFILSDFEKAAEDYQKSSRLDSKFVFSHIQLAVAQYKMGDLDSSMASFRQCLLSFPNRGEPYNYYGELLLDQQRFQEAIEKFDRSIEIERQKKILPNPLPLVNKALALYQWQQDLPSATQLCKEALTLDDECDAAVATLAQLSLQQGRVEEAIDMFSKHASIARTEAELVQALSYENASRAQLEFQKNYPDMAGQLAAMAQGMQAPF; encoded by the exons ATGGCGCCGACACCGACACCAAGCGAAGACAGTATTGTCGAGAGAGTGCAAACGTTTGTAGGTGAAAACAGGCGTGTTGTGATTGGTGCGGCGGCAGCGGTTACGGCACTTGGGATTGGGTACTTGGTCTACTCGCGATCGTCGGGGGACAAGGGAGACAAGAAGAAGCCGTCAAaggacaagaagaagaaggggCGCAGAGTTGACCAGACAGATGGCCCTATAATCGAGGAACGCAACCCAACACTAGGCAT GGGGTTAGATGAGGCCGAGATCAAGGCTCTGCCGACCGAGGATCGACTGAAACGTGCGGCAGAGCTCAAGTCCCGCGGAAACTCTGCATATACGCAGCGGGACTTTGAACTTGCCGTCAACTTGTATTCTCAGGCTATAGCGATGAGTCCTAAGCCCGAGGCCGTATTCTATTCTAACCGGGCAGCTT GCTACACAAACTTCAAGCCGCCGCAACATCAAAAGGTGATAGAAGATTGCACACAAGCCCTGAAGCTCGATCCAAAGTACGCCAAGGCCCTGAACCGAAGGGCAACCGCCCTGGAGGCCATAGACAATCTCAAAGATGCCCTCCGAGACTTTACAGCACTCGCCATCATCGAGCGATTCAAGAACGATGCGGCGAGCGCAGCTGTCGAACGTGTCTTGGCCAAACTTTCCACCAAACAAGCCGAGGAGATTATGCGCGCGCGAGAACCCCGGCTGCCGAGCGTCACGTTTATCGGCGCATATTTTGCAGCGTTCAGGCCGCGACCAAACGTGATTCTTCCAGACTATGCCACCAAGGGAGATCATATGCTCCTCGAGGCCCAGGAAGCCTTGTCCGAATCACAGTTTACGAAAGCGCACGAGCTGGTGAATGCTGCGATCGACGCTGGGCTGTCTGAGAACTGGAACGAAGGCCTTGGAGAGGCCTTGAATCTGCGTGGAACGTTCAAGTTTTTGATGGGCGATACGGTCGGCGCCAAGGCGGACTTTGTCGCCAGTACGCAGGCGCATCCCGATTTGGTCCAGAGCTGGGTCAAGATTGCGAGTGTGTACATGGAGTTGAGCGAGGCCGAGGCGGCGTTTGCGGCATTTGAGAGTGCGATTGAAAAGGACCCGAACTGTGCGGATATCTATTATCACCGTGGGCAGG ATATTTACCGACTAGTCTTCTTCATACTCTCCGATTTCGAGAAAGCGGCCGAGGACTACCAGAAGTCGTCCAGGCTGGATTCCAAGTTTGTGTTCTCACATATCCAACTTGCGGTTGCGCAGTACAAAATGGGAGATCTCGACTCTTCAATGGCCTCATTCCGCCAATGCTTGCTTTCCTTCCCGAACCGAGGAGAACCGTACAACTACTA TGGAGAACTCTTGCTTGATCAGCAGCGATTCCAAGAGGCGATTGAGAAGTTTGACAGGTCGATCGAGATTGAGAGGCAAAA GAAGATTCTTCCTAATCCTCTCCCACTCGTCAACAAAGCTCTTGCACTCTATCAGTGGCAACAAGACCTCCCATCAGCCACTCAACTATGTAAAGAAGCACTGACTCTCGACGACGAATGTGATGCCGCGGTTGCAACCCTCGCACAACTGTCTCTGCAACAAGGTCGAGTAGAAGAAGCGATTGATATGTTTAGCAAACACGCCAGCATCGCACGTACAGAGGCCGAGCTAGTGCAAGCGTTGAGCTACGAGAAC GCCTCTCGAGCGCAACTCGAGTTCCAGAAGAACTATCCGGATATGGCAGGGCAACTGGCTGCTATGGCTCAGGGGATGCAGGCACCTTTCTAG
- a CDS encoding kinase domain protein, with protein MQRFAVDTRRPIGHGSFGQVFQGIQRKNNQLVAVKQVKFNMFAEGIPGLGLREISNLGIVTHKHIAKYSHLIERSDTSTDFKDGRLIYADVSPKGSVYIVMEYVDMDLHRYIKVVKNNNDGAALPEPLIQRLGRHLFKGLAHLHMRRIIHRDIKPGNILIDSNQCLKIADFGLSRIHSVPCVPMSFEATTLAYRAPDIILGERVYTAAFDMWSAGCVVAEMARAGDTLFRCRSLNLDQQLEEIFKNLGTPDEEIWPGVSKLPGWKEFEHWEPKKAADLFPGLSVNGMDLILA; from the exons ATGCAAAGATTTGCGGTAGACACGAGACGTCCTATCGGACACG GTTCGTTCGGGCAAGTATTTCAAGGTATACAAAGGAAAAACAACCAACTTGTCGCGGTCAAGCAAGTCAAATTCAATATGTTTGCCGAGGGAATTCCTGGATTGGGGTTGCGGGAGATTAGTAATTTAGGAATCGTTACGCATAAGCACATTGCAAAGTACTCTCACTTGATTGAGCGATCGGATACAAGTACTGATTTCAAGGATGGCAGACTTATCTATGCTGACGTCTCACCCAAGGGGAGTGTATATATCGTTATGGAGTACGTAGATATGGATTTACATCG ATACATCAAGGTTGTCAAAAATAATAACGATGGTGCCGCATTACCAGAACCGCTTATCCAG CGCCTTGGTCGGCACCTCTTCAAAGGGCTCGCACACCTGCACATGCGTCGTATAATCCACCGTGACATAAAACCAGGCAACATTCTGATCGACTCGAACCAATGCTTGAAGATTGCGGATTTTGGGTTGAGTAGAATTCATTCTGTGCCATGTGTGCCCATGTCGTTCGAG GCGACGACTCTCGCATACCGTGCTCCTGACATTATTCTTGGAGAACGTGTATATACGGCTGCCTTTGATATGTGGAGTGCGGGGTGTGTGGTCGCGGAAATGGCCCGTGCGGGAGATACACTATTTAGGTGTCGCTCGTTGAATCTTGACCAGCAGCTGGAAGAGATCTTCAA AAACTTGGGTACACCCGACGAAGAGATTTGGCCGGGAGTTAGCAAGCTGCCTGGATGGAAGGAGTTTGAGCATTGGGAACCTAAGAAAGCGGCAGACCTATTTCCGGGATTGTCAGTCAACGGGATGGATTTGATACTG GCATGA